From Carassius auratus strain Wakin chromosome 10, ASM336829v1, whole genome shotgun sequence, a single genomic window includes:
- the prdm8a gene encoding PR domain zinc finger protein 8, whose product MLEMKMGPEESACFQSSISISRAVPAGAVLGPCALTHTSLCDSIAFIACKSSDRRETARVLQMDPSASSKYLQMIQSARNTEEQNLEAYMKNGHLVFRAIKDIPENTELLVWYGRDLAKLLGLGTEQKNTKGLNALHIYDT is encoded by the exons ATGCTTGAGATGAAAATG GGTCCAGAGGAAAGCGCGTGTTTCCAGAGCAGCATCAGCATCTCTCGAGCCGTGCCTGCAGGAGCTGTGCTCGGACCATGTGCTCTGACACACACCTCCCTCTGCGACAGCATCGCCTTCATCGCCTGCAAGAGCTCGGACAGACGAGAGACCGCCCGTGTGCTGCAG ATGGACCCATCAGCGTCAAGCAAATATCTGCAGATGATTCAGTCAGCCAGAAATACAGAGGAGCAAAATCTAGAGGCGTATATGAAGAACGGACATCTGGTTTTCAGAGCCATAAAGGATATTCCTGAAAACACAGAGCTTTTAGTTTGGTATGGGAGAGATCTTGCCAAACTGCTTGGCCTCGGCACAGAGCAAAAGAACACAAAAGGTTTGAATGCATTACATATTTATGACACATGA